Proteins from a genomic interval of Zingiber officinale cultivar Zhangliang chromosome 2A, Zo_v1.1, whole genome shotgun sequence:
- the LOC122041712 gene encoding protein phosphatase 2C 50-like: protein MDEMSPALAFSSQPSSASCDPASVEVTCPKRIAEEKDVVVDSMESAATDLAAGLEQIESAALTSLEEDGDMDTDDLETRTIPGSDEEDLTSIDPELSAGSSCSVIIDGSSVPELSSDSSYDLGTPTSADAGNNLGKIVPVRVLEELSDNPLNDHSAGRPTAESEATGKKLSGSSKGSRNVYLRESLPLWGCVTICGRRPEMEDAVVVVPKFFEVPLRAVIGDQVLDGLDPDTIRVSLNFFGVYDGHGGAQVANYCRERLHHVLTELLTDLVNNIGGKSCSDWKKLWEKSFVVCFQNIDDEVGGKESNRTMGSTVDTFNEDDHHYSRALSEPIAPETVGSTAVVAVVCPTQIIVANCGDSRAVLCRGKQPIPLSVDHKPNREDEYLRIESQGGKVIHWNGYRVFGVLAMSRSIGDRYLKPWIIPEPEVTITPRVREDECLILASDGLWDVMSNEEVCDVARKQILLWHKRNGPVSPSSQSGTAADPAAQAAADCLMRLASQKGSKDNITIIVVDLKAQRKFKSRS from the exons ATGGATGAGATGTCTCCAGCGCTTGCTTTCTCATCTCAACCAAGTAGTGCGAGCTGTGACCCTGCTTCAGTGGAGGTCACTTGCCCCAAAAGAATTGCAGAAGAAAAGGATGTGGTAGTTGATTCAATGGAGTCGGCTGCTACTGATTTGGCTGCTGGCCTTGAGCAAATAGAGTCTGCGGCCCTAACCTCCTTGGAAGAGGATGGAGATATGGATACAGATGATCTAGAGACTCGAACAATTCCAGGGAGTGATGAGGAGGATTTGACGTCAATCGATCCTGAATTGTCTGCAGGAAGCTCTTGTTCAGTTATTATTGATGGTAGCAGTGTGCCTGAATTGTCTTCAGATTCTTCTTATGATCTCGGGACACCTACATCTGCGGATGCAGGAAACAACCTTGGCAAGATTGTACCAGTGCGAGTTTTAGAAGAGCTATCTGACAATCCGCTAAATGACCATAGTGCGGGCAGACCTACTGCTGAATCGGAAGCTACTGGAAAAAAATTGAGTGGAAGTAGCAAAGGCTCACGGAATGTGTATTTGAGAGAAAGTTTGCCTCTTTGGGGATGCGTAACGATATGTGGGCGTAGGCCAGAAATGGAGGATGCAGTGGTTGTGGTGCCTAAGTTCTTTGAAGTACCCCTTCGAGCTGTTATTGGTGATCAAGTCTTGGATGGCTTAGACCCTGACACCATTCGTGTGTCATTGAACTTCTTTGGTGTGTATGATGGTCATGGGGGTGCTCAG GTTGCCAACTATTGCCGGGAGCGCCTCCACCATGTGTTGACAGAACTTTTGACAGACCTGGTTAACAATATTGGAGGCAAAAGTTGCAGTGATTGGAAGAAACTGTGGGAGAAATCCTTTGTTGTTTGCTTTCAAAATATTGATGATGAGGTTGGAGGGAAAGAAAGCAACAGAACTATGGGAAGCACAGTTGATACATTCAATGAAGACGATCATCATTACTCAAGAGCACTGTCAGAACCTATTGCACCAGAAACTGTTGGATCTACAGCTGTGGTTGCTGTTGTTTGCCCAACACAAATTATTGTCGCAAACTGTGGGGATTCAAGGGCAGTACTTTGCCGTGGCAAGCAACCCATTCCTCTATCAGTAGATCATAAG CCTAACAGGGAAGATGAGTATTTGAGGATTGAATCTCAGGGTGGCAAGGTCATACACTGGAATGGATATCGTGTATTTGGTGTTCTTGCAATGTCACGGTCTATCG GTGATCGATACTTGAAACCATGGATAATTCCTGAGCCAGAAGTTACCATAACCCCACGAGTAAGAGAGGATGAATGCCTCATTTTAGCTAGTGATGGCTTGTGGGATGTCATGTCTAACGAAGAGGTGTGTGATGTCGCCCGCAAGCAGATTCTGCTCTGGCACAAAAGGAATGGCCCCGTGTCGCCGTCATCTCAAAGTGGCACAGCAGCTGATCCGGCAGCACAAGCAGCCGCAGATTGTCTAATGAGACTTGCTTCCCAGAAGGGCAGCAAGGACAACATCACCATTATCGTGGTGGATCTCAAAGCACAAAGGAAGTTCAAAAGCAGGTCTTAA